In a single window of the Prosthecobacter sp. SYSU 5D2 genome:
- a CDS encoding Spy/CpxP family protein refolding chaperone, with protein sequence MKHFLLSLLITTGCLAAGPEALLQSGLLSADIITVIKPELDLTEEQESRMTGIVTAARAESEPLEMQVKEQQKAFNQILRQPDSTPEVASAALARLMEAEAAVKQLQLRTLLGLRDVLTLEQQKKAVALAQPRQVKRADLETRVREKAARLRLAVQSLGVPATTSMVQRGSEVEALVKEGDLAAADAALDRLVVESQVDAPESPASLDFSTYDPGETDVETLKQRYQAVETAAQSVLSLPLLRQLIQARQALEEAKALEDAETVGRILTWAEKILGL encoded by the coding sequence ATGAAACACTTTTTGTTATCCTTGCTGATCACCACCGGCTGCCTCGCCGCCGGGCCGGAGGCCTTGTTGCAAAGCGGGCTGCTGTCGGCAGACATCATCACCGTCATCAAGCCGGAGCTGGACCTGACGGAAGAACAGGAAAGCCGCATGACCGGCATCGTCACCGCCGCCCGCGCCGAGTCGGAACCCTTGGAGATGCAGGTGAAAGAACAGCAAAAAGCCTTCAACCAGATCCTCCGCCAGCCAGATTCCACCCCCGAGGTGGCGAGCGCTGCCCTGGCCCGTCTCATGGAGGCCGAAGCCGCTGTGAAACAGCTGCAACTCCGCACCCTCCTCGGCCTGCGGGATGTCCTGACTCTGGAACAGCAAAAAAAAGCCGTCGCCCTGGCCCAGCCCCGGCAGGTGAAGCGTGCCGATCTGGAAACCCGTGTGCGCGAAAAAGCCGCCCGCCTCCGGCTCGCCGTCCAGTCCCTCGGCGTCCCCGCCACCACCAGCATGGTCCAGCGCGGCAGCGAGGTGGAAGCCCTCGTCAAAGAAGGCGATCTCGCCGCCGCCGATGCCGCCCTGGATCGCCTCGTGGTCGAAAGCCAGGTGGATGCCCCCGAATCTCCTGCCTCCCTGGATTTCTCAACCTACGACCCCGGCGAGACCGATGTGGAAACGCTGAAGCAGCGCTACCAGGCCGTCGAAACCGCCGCCCAGTCCGTCCTCTCCCTCCCCCTCCTCCGCCAGCTCATCCAAGCCCGCCAAGCCCTCGAAGAAGCCAAAGCCCTCGAAGACGCCGAAACCGTTGGCCGCATCCTCACCTGGGCAGAGAAGATACTGGGGCTGTAG
- a CDS encoding RNA polymerase sigma factor: MERELADNLEALHADAFGWALHCCGGDVCRAEEVLQNAYLKMAQGRLQNTGASSFKTWWFGVIRFTAHEEFRRLRYRESLLGRLWLQLSGDSADPRPSPSRQAELDEQTLQLRTALAQLPARQAEVLHLVFYQDLSLSEAAGVMKVSLGSVRQHYERGKARLRSLLQPSSETHES; encoded by the coding sequence ATGGAGCGCGAACTCGCCGACAACCTCGAAGCCCTGCATGCCGACGCCTTTGGCTGGGCGCTGCACTGCTGCGGCGGGGATGTCTGCCGGGCGGAGGAGGTTCTGCAAAACGCCTATCTGAAAATGGCGCAGGGGCGGCTGCAAAACACCGGTGCCTCCAGCTTCAAGACCTGGTGGTTCGGCGTCATCCGCTTCACCGCGCACGAGGAGTTCCGCCGCCTGCGCTATCGCGAATCGCTTTTGGGCAGGCTCTGGCTGCAGCTCAGCGGAGACTCCGCCGATCCACGCCCGTCACCCTCCCGCCAGGCGGAGCTGGACGAACAAACTTTGCAATTGCGCACCGCCCTGGCCCAGCTTCCCGCCCGGCAGGCGGAGGTGCTGCATCTGGTCTTTTATCAGGACCTTTCCCTGAGCGAGGCGGCGGGGGTGATGAAAGTCAGCCTGGGCTCCGTGCGCCAGCATTACGAACGTGGCAAAGCCCGCCTGCGCAGCCTGCTGCAACCATCATCTGAAACTCATGAATCCTGA
- a CDS encoding HAMP domain-containing sensor histidine kinase — protein sequence MFLKLWPDKVPSPWRLGFLMLLVVIVIILMILIFVRIAVIQEVRTVNRSRIADDLLQHAAWYDEGGLGGLKKVFQISQPLDRNGLRVTTGAGQVLHEDIPGAMKAYPWPQQPRRTLLGKGDMDLMELTVEEMPYRLQTGAIRLWDGNILWLGRTDAQSRRYLSNIEQHIWFAGLTAALIAFLPVMWFLNDVLRPILSFTLSAERMRVPGSRMRLRAPKAIPELKALASVVNAGLDQIQTLTRELQSTNDFLAHELRTPLARIRGNLEHLHDETDNDTARESAARGLEEIDRATQLVQTLLTIRAGDHAALRLHRQVTSLDQMLTNLVELFIPAAEDRKLSLKLVPGLSLTLNMDRELLTQAVSNLLDNALAYTRAGGRITVRWQGEGTGAIIYVEDTGPGILPEEIDIIWDRYTRGSAARPKTSGMGLGLSLVRSIAMAHGGNAGGQNREGGGAVFWIHIPGA from the coding sequence ATGTTTTTAAAACTCTGGCCTGACAAGGTGCCCTCTCCCTGGCGGCTGGGTTTTCTCATGCTGCTGGTCGTCATCGTCATCATCCTGATGATCCTCATTTTTGTGCGCATCGCGGTCATTCAGGAAGTGCGGACGGTGAACCGCAGCCGGATCGCCGATGACCTGCTGCAACATGCCGCCTGGTATGATGAAGGCGGCCTGGGGGGATTAAAAAAAGTGTTTCAGATCAGCCAGCCGCTGGACCGCAACGGCCTGCGGGTGACTACGGGAGCAGGGCAGGTGCTGCATGAGGACATCCCCGGCGCGATGAAGGCCTATCCCTGGCCGCAGCAGCCCCGCAGAACCCTGCTGGGAAAAGGGGACATGGACTTGATGGAGCTGACCGTGGAAGAGATGCCCTACCGGCTGCAAACGGGAGCCATCCGCCTGTGGGATGGGAACATCCTGTGGCTTGGCCGCACGGATGCGCAGTCGCGGCGCTACCTTTCCAACATTGAGCAGCACATCTGGTTTGCCGGGCTGACCGCCGCCCTGATTGCCTTTCTGCCGGTGATGTGGTTTCTGAATGACGTTTTGCGCCCCATCCTTTCCTTCACCCTGAGTGCGGAGCGCATGCGGGTACCTGGCAGCCGCATGCGCCTGCGCGCGCCCAAGGCCATCCCGGAGCTAAAGGCCCTGGCTTCCGTGGTCAATGCCGGGCTGGATCAGATTCAGACGCTGACGCGTGAGCTGCAGTCCACCAATGACTTCCTCGCTCATGAGTTGCGCACCCCGCTGGCACGCATTCGCGGAAATCTGGAGCATCTGCACGATGAAACGGACAATGACACCGCCCGTGAATCCGCCGCCCGTGGCCTGGAGGAAATTGACCGGGCGACACAGCTCGTACAAACGCTGCTGACCATCCGCGCGGGTGACCATGCTGCGCTGAGGCTGCACCGGCAGGTTACCTCCCTGGACCAGATGCTCACCAATCTCGTCGAGCTCTTCATTCCCGCTGCGGAGGACCGCAAGCTGAGCCTGAAACTCGTCCCCGGATTAAGCCTCACACTGAACATGGACCGCGAGCTCCTCACCCAGGCGGTTTCCAATCTCCTGGACAATGCCCTTGCCTACACCCGTGCAGGAGGGCGCATCACCGTGCGCTGGCAGGGGGAGGGCACAGGGGCCATCATTTATGTGGAGGATACCGGGCCGGGCATCCTGCCGGAGGAAATAGACATCATCTGGGACCGCTACACCCGTGGCTCCGCCGCGCGGCCCAAGACATCCGGCATGGGCCTGGGGCTCAGCCTGGTGCGCTCCATCGCCATGGCGCATGGCGGCAATGCGGGCGGGCAGAACCGCGAGGGTGGCGGCGCGGTTTTCTGGATCCATATTCCAGGTGCATAG